In a single window of the Campylobacter iguaniorum genome:
- a CDS encoding citrate synthase yields MSNTVTLTDNRNGKSYEFPILDGTKGPSVIDISSLYKDTGMFTFDRGYTSTAMCRSAITYIDGEKGELMHRGYDIAWLAKNKMYLDLVYLLFYKHLPSQDEFVSFKKDLKERSYLNEKMLKLFDCFPDKAHPMAVLQACVATMSAYYKRDMNFDDMHDYMELAKRLVAKIPTFIAFHYRHTRGFPTIYPDLDRGFTENFLYMLRAFPHNKVELRPIEAKAFDTVLMLHADHEQNASTTTVRTVGSTHAHPYSCISAGIGALWGHAHGGANEGVIRQLEMIGSVDRVDEFIKRAKDHNDPFRLMGFGHRVYKNFDPRAKVLKGLRDQLINEIGIDSNLIKVATRIEEIALNDEYFISRNLYPNVDFHSGLILKALGIPNEMFAAIFVMGRVPGWLSQWMELKAQDTIKIVRPRQLYVGPTCPPEA; encoded by the coding sequence ATGAGTAACACAGTAACACTTACAGACAATAGAAATGGCAAAAGTTATGAGTTTCCTATACTAGATGGAACAAAAGGTCCTAGCGTTATTGATATTTCGAGTCTTTACAAAGATACTGGAATGTTTACATTTGATAGAGGGTATACAAGCACAGCTATGTGTCGCTCAGCAATCACCTATATAGATGGTGAAAAAGGCGAACTTATGCATAGAGGCTATGATATAGCTTGGCTTGCTAAAAACAAAATGTACCTTGATTTGGTCTATTTGTTGTTTTACAAACACTTGCCAAGTCAAGATGAATTTGTTTCATTCAAAAAAGATCTAAAAGAGAGAAGCTATCTAAATGAAAAGATGCTAAAACTTTTTGATTGTTTTCCAGACAAGGCTCATCCAATGGCAGTTTTGCAAGCCTGCGTGGCTACAATGAGTGCATACTATAAAAGAGATATGAACTTTGATGATATGCATGATTATATGGAGCTTGCTAAACGTTTGGTCGCCAAAATCCCTACTTTTATAGCGTTTCATTATCGCCATACTAGAGGTTTTCCGACTATTTATCCAGATTTGGATCGTGGATTTACTGAAAATTTCTTGTATATGCTAAGAGCCTTTCCACACAATAAAGTAGAGCTTCGTCCAATTGAAGCAAAGGCTTTTGACACTGTGCTTATGCTTCATGCTGACCACGAGCAAAATGCTTCAACAACTACAGTTAGAACAGTTGGCTCAACTCACGCTCATCCATATTCTTGTATAAGTGCAGGTATCGGTGCACTTTGGGGTCACGCACATGGCGGGGCAAACGAAGGCGTTATCAGACAGCTTGAGATGATAGGTTCAGTTGATAGAGTAGATGAGTTTATCAAAAGAGCAAAAGACCACAACGATCCATTCCGTTTAATGGGCTTTGGACACAGAGTTTATAAAAACTTTGATCCAAGAGCAAAGGTTCTAAAAGGTCTTAGAGATCAGCTTATAAATGAAATAGGAATCGACAGCAATCTTATAAAAGTTGCAACAAGAATAGAAGAGATAGCACTAAATGATGAGTATTTCATCTCAAGAAATCTATATCCAAACGTCGATTTCCACTCAGGTCTAATCCTAAAAGCTTTAGGTATTCCAAATGAGATGTTTGCGGCTATCTTTGTCATGGGTAGGGTTCCAGGTTGGCTTAGCCAATGGATGGAGCTAAAAGCTCAAGACACTATAAAAATAGTTCGCCCAAGACAACTTTACGTAGGGCCAACTTGTCCTCCAGAGGCTTAA
- a CDS encoding biotin synthase, translating into MNKVVMLCAICNVSSGNCAEDCAYCTQSAHVKADITKFKKKELEQILLEAKMARANHALGFCLVTSGRSLDDKKLDFICETAKMLQKETPELMLIACNGSASYESLKELKKAGVFSYNHNLETSREYFPKICSTHTWDERYETNLNAKKAGLELCCGGIYGLGESEADRVSFRSSLRELEPFTSPVNFFIPNPALKIKEPKLSVDEALKILNDTAKALPNTRIMVAGGREVVLGDRQYEILQNGASAIVVGDYLTTSGEVASKDIEALRQRGFEFASKCH; encoded by the coding sequence ATGAATAAAGTAGTAATGCTATGTGCGATTTGTAATGTAAGTAGTGGAAACTGCGCTGAAGACTGTGCTTATTGCACTCAAAGCGCACACGTCAAAGCCGATATAACCAAATTTAAGAAAAAAGAACTTGAGCAAATTTTGCTTGAAGCAAAGATGGCTAGAGCAAACCATGCGCTTGGATTTTGTCTTGTGACAAGTGGTAGGAGCTTGGATGATAAAAAGCTTGATTTTATCTGTGAAACTGCAAAAATGCTTCAAAAAGAAACACCCGAACTTATGCTAATTGCATGTAATGGAAGTGCGAGCTATGAGAGTTTAAAAGAGCTTAAAAAAGCTGGAGTCTTTAGCTATAATCACAATCTTGAAACAAGCCGCGAATACTTCCCAAAAATCTGCTCAACTCACACTTGGGATGAGAGATATGAGACAAATTTAAACGCCAAAAAAGCTGGACTTGAGCTTTGCTGCGGTGGGATTTATGGTCTTGGAGAAAGCGAGGCTGATAGAGTTAGCTTTAGAAGCTCACTTAGAGAGCTTGAGCCTTTTACAAGCCCAGTAAATTTCTTCATCCCAAATCCAGCACTCAAAATCAAAGAGCCAAAACTAAGTGTAGATGAGGCTTTAAAAATCCTAAATGACACTGCTAAAGCCCTGCCAAATACTCGTATAATGGTAGCTGGCGGTAGAGAGGTCGTGCTTGGCGACAGACAATATGAAATCTTGCAAAACGGCGCTAGCGCTATCGTGGTTGGGGATTATCTTACTACAAGTGGAGAGGTCGCTAGCAAGGACATAGAAGCGCTTAGACAAAGAGGTTTTGAGTTTGCATCAAAGTGCCACTAA
- the pstA gene encoding phosphate ABC transporter permease PstA yields MNKQTLQKMARKRVMIDNLVKFVSITFTVFGLCFLFWIIATVIVKGMAGFSLSLFTDVSAFGGLGNAFLGQLQLVGVACIVGIPVGLLAGTYISEYGTNQKTLNFIRNISDIMMSTPSIVIGAFAYALLVRPFNSYSGWAGSFALAIMMIPVILKTTDDMLALVPKTLREASFALGATKFKCITSVVFRAAKNGLLTGVILSIARVAGETAPLLFTSSNSNFFSFDMSSAVPSLTVSIYDFSQLPDESLNAVAWAGALVLAVFVLGVNILGRFLIRK; encoded by the coding sequence ATGAATAAGCAAACCCTCCAAAAAATGGCAAGAAAAAGAGTAATGATAGATAATCTTGTCAAATTTGTAAGCATAACTTTTACTGTATTTGGACTATGCTTTTTGTTTTGGATTATTGCGACTGTTATCGTAAAAGGAATGGCTGGATTTAGCCTTAGCTTATTTACTGATGTGAGTGCGTTTGGTGGGCTTGGCAACGCCTTTTTGGGGCAACTGCAATTAGTTGGCGTGGCGTGCATTGTCGGTATTCCAGTTGGGCTCTTAGCAGGAACTTATATAAGCGAATATGGAACAAACCAAAAAACTCTAAATTTTATCAGAAATATCAGTGATATTATGATGAGTACTCCAAGTATCGTAATAGGTGCTTTTGCTTATGCACTTTTGGTGCGTCCATTTAACTCATATAGTGGCTGGGCTGGAAGCTTTGCGCTGGCTATCATGATGATACCTGTGATTTTAAAAACAACTGATGATATGCTAGCCCTCGTACCAAAAACCCTAAGAGAAGCTAGCTTCGCTCTTGGTGCGACTAAATTTAAATGTATCACAAGTGTGGTTTTTAGAGCTGCTAAAAATGGACTTCTAACTGGGGTTATACTCTCCATAGCAAGAGTGGCGGGCGAGACTGCGCCTTTGCTTTTTACAAGCTCAAACTCAAACTTTTTCTCATTTGATATGAGCTCAGCTGTGCCGTCTTTGACTGTTAGTATTTATGATTTTTCTCAGCTTCCTGATGAGAGTTTAAACGCAGTAGCATGGGCTGGAGCGCTTGTTTTAGCAGTGTTTGTTCTAGGTGTAAATATCCTAGGAAGATTTTTGATAAGAAAATAA
- the pstB gene encoding phosphate ABC transporter ATP-binding protein PstB, translated as MSNLALDIKDFSFWYAKSQSPSLKNINLPIQKGKVTALIGPSGCGKSTLLRSINRIHDLYPGNKYEGEIKFDGKNILSQKTDLIDLRIKIGMIFQQPTAFPMSIKDNVEYGLKLAGLKDKKKLSQIVERSLKGANIWDEVKDRLDDDANGLSGGQRQRLCIARAIAVNPEILLFDEPTSALDPISTIAIEELIHSLKDHYTVVIVTHNMAQATRVSDYTAFMYLGDLIEYGETKQIFEAPKTKLLKEYVGGKFG; from the coding sequence ATGTCAAATTTAGCATTAGATATAAAAGATTTTTCATTTTGGTATGCAAAATCACAAAGTCCAAGTCTAAAAAATATAAATTTACCAATCCAAAAAGGCAAAGTAACAGCTCTCATTGGCCCAAGCGGTTGTGGCAAATCCACGCTTTTACGCTCTATAAACCGCATTCACGATCTCTATCCTGGCAACAAATATGAAGGCGAGATTAAATTTGATGGCAAAAATATTTTAAGCCAAAAGACCGATCTAATAGATCTAAGGATAAAAATCGGTATGATATTTCAGCAGCCAACAGCATTCCCGATGAGCATAAAAGACAATGTCGAGTATGGGCTCAAACTTGCAGGGCTAAAAGATAAGAAAAAATTATCTCAAATAGTCGAACGCTCATTAAAAGGAGCAAATATATGGGATGAGGTCAAAGATAGGCTAGATGACGACGCAAATGGTCTAAGTGGCGGTCAAAGACAAAGGCTTTGTATCGCTAGAGCTATCGCGGTAAATCCTGAAATCTTGCTTTTTGATGAGCCAACAAGCGCGCTTGATCCGATTTCAACGATCGCAATCGAAGAGCTAATACACAGCTTAAAAGATCATTACACAGTCGTGATAGTCACTCATAATATGGCTCAAGCCACAAGAGTTAGCGACTATACAGCGTTTATGTATCTTGGGGATTTGATAGAATATGGTGAAACCAAACAGATATTTGAAGCCCCAAAAACCAAGCTTTTAAAAGAGTATGTAGGTGGAAAATTTGGTTAA
- the pstS gene encoding phosphate ABC transporter substrate-binding protein PstS, giving the protein MLKKIALFTATSILALNLSASDKIIGQGATFPLPVYKEWSKLYYQATKNQVTYNGGGSGKGISAITDRNGEFGGSDSPLKNAELQEKKLLQFPAIIGSVVLAYNLDGVKDGELKLSSDVVAGIFSGKITKWSDALIKKDNPNLSLPDADIVPVVRSDSSGTTFNFTSYLSKANEEWATKYGANKSINWGAKVTPAAGNPLVASTIKQIPNSIGYIEYAYKLSTRLNAATLQTKSGDWAEPTPENFARAAANSNFKISENFYDVLAYANGAKSYPIVAATFILVPSDKAENTKKVTKFFKWAFSDAKALDAAKKLGYEPLPKVTTDMIEEYWNKNGINPKN; this is encoded by the coding sequence ATGTTAAAAAAAATCGCACTGTTTACAGCTACAAGCATATTGGCACTAAATTTAAGTGCAAGTGACAAAATCATAGGTCAAGGCGCTACATTCCCACTTCCAGTATATAAAGAGTGGAGCAAACTTTACTACCAAGCAACAAAAAATCAAGTTACTTACAATGGCGGTGGCAGCGGCAAGGGCATCTCAGCTATCACAGATAGAAACGGCGAGTTTGGCGGAAGCGATTCACCGCTTAAAAATGCTGAGTTGCAAGAGAAAAAACTTCTTCAATTCCCAGCCATCATCGGTAGCGTGGTACTTGCTTATAATCTAGATGGCGTAAAAGATGGTGAGCTAAAATTAAGCTCAGACGTGGTTGCTGGGATATTTTCAGGTAAAATCACAAAATGGAGCGACGCGCTTATCAAAAAAGACAATCCAAATTTAAGCTTACCAGATGCAGATATTGTCCCAGTAGTCAGAAGTGATTCAAGCGGAACTACATTTAACTTCACAAGCTACCTATCAAAAGCAAATGAGGAATGGGCTACAAAATACGGCGCAAACAAAAGCATAAACTGGGGAGCAAAAGTCACTCCAGCAGCAGGAAATCCACTAGTAGCTAGCACAATAAAACAAATCCCAAATTCAATCGGCTACATAGAATATGCTTATAAGCTTTCAACAAGATTAAACGCTGCAACCTTGCAAACTAAAAGTGGTGACTGGGCAGAGCCAACTCCTGAGAACTTTGCAAGAGCTGCCGCAAACTCAAATTTCAAAATCTCTGAGAACTTTTACGATGTCTTAGCTTACGCAAATGGAGCAAAAAGCTATCCTATCGTCGCAGCTACATTTATCTTAGTACCAAGCGACAAAGCTGAAAATACAAAAAAAGTTACTAAGTTTTTCAAATGGGCATTTAGTGATGCAAAAGCTTTAGACGCAGCTAAAAAACTTGGTTATGAACCGCTTCCAAAAGTCACAACTGATATGATTGAAGAGTATTGGAACAAAAACGGTATTAACCCAAAAAACTAA
- a CDS encoding nucleotidyltransferase family protein, protein MENLVNLPPKTKDELVSKLKELKPLEIWLFGSYAKGVPTSSSDMDLFLVKKKIKDGFSDELIRLRHELNEFQNKYGIEIDLFVDTKSNIRQKIALGDEFYSSVFKTAQKIYTKKGKQYIWLNKMGKFDNLISKVARWLVLVEKNYPI, encoded by the coding sequence GTGGAAAATTTGGTTAATTTACCGCCAAAAACAAAAGATGAGCTAGTAAGCAAGCTAAAAGAGTTGAAGCCTTTAGAGATTTGGCTATTTGGTAGCTACGCTAAAGGCGTGCCAACAAGTTCTAGCGATATGGATCTGTTTTTGGTCAAAAAAAAGATAAAAGATGGCTTCAGCGATGAGCTTATAAGGCTGAGGCATGAGCTTAATGAGTTTCAAAACAAATATGGAATCGAAATAGATCTTTTTGTCGATACCAAATCAAACATAAGGCAAAAAATAGCTTTGGGCGATGAGTTTTATAGCTCAGTTTTCAAAACAGCTCAAAAAATTTACACTAAAAAGGGCAAGCAATACATTTGGCTAAATAAAATGGGTAAATTTGATAATCTAATATCAAAAGTCGCAAGGTGGCTTGTTTTAGTAGAGAAAAATTATCCGATTTAA
- a CDS encoding cation:proton antiporter produces MHQSATNELSILLVLAFIIFLSPYFSKVTKIPVAPVEIILGILFGYFGLLPDSNLFKIVAEVGFFYLMFLAGTEIDLKSFFKIDKSILKLILSYIALLYVIATILGAWIEPAFLVFIVVPLMSVGVLSTLFKEYGKDEPWLNLAMITGSVGEVFSIVILTLVGAYVEFGNSGEFYTSINYLILFIVLCVLGFKGLEVLFWWYPNLKVHLMPHSDKDEKDIRLSMALFFATVAVMIYLNLEIAFGAFIAGSFIATFFDHKKDLPHKLGSFGFGFLVPTFFVYIGSTVDLRYIFVPGVLDNALLMLVFMTLIRVLASFILIKKLGGYGSVLFGLSLSMPLTLLIATATIAYNAKNITQELYFAFILASLFEAIVSMVMIKIIFYFKNRLKSSS; encoded by the coding sequence TTGCATCAAAGTGCCACTAACGAACTTTCGATCCTTTTAGTTCTAGCATTTATTATCTTCTTGTCGCCTTATTTTTCTAAGGTGACAAAGATCCCTGTGGCTCCAGTAGAGATTATTTTAGGTATTTTGTTTGGCTATTTTGGGCTTTTGCCAGATAGCAATCTTTTTAAAATAGTAGCCGAGGTTGGATTTTTTTACCTTATGTTTTTAGCTGGAACCGAAATCGATCTAAAATCGTTTTTTAAAATTGATAAATCTATCTTAAAACTTATATTATCTTATATTGCTTTATTATACGTCATCGCAACTATCTTAGGAGCTTGGATAGAGCCTGCATTTTTGGTCTTTATAGTCGTGCCACTTATGAGCGTGGGCGTGCTTTCGACACTTTTTAAAGAGTATGGCAAGGATGAGCCTTGGCTAAATTTAGCTATGATTACTGGAAGTGTGGGCGAGGTTTTTAGCATCGTTATTCTTACTTTGGTTGGTGCATATGTGGAGTTTGGTAACAGTGGAGAGTTTTATACTAGTATAAATTATCTTATTTTGTTTATTGTGCTTTGTGTGCTTGGATTTAAGGGGCTTGAAGTGCTGTTTTGGTGGTATCCAAATCTCAAAGTCCATCTCATGCCACACTCTGATAAAGATGAAAAAGACATTAGGCTTTCTATGGCACTGTTTTTTGCCACTGTCGCTGTGATGATATATCTGAATTTAGAAATAGCCTTTGGGGCATTCATCGCTGGAAGCTTCATTGCGACGTTTTTTGATCACAAAAAAGACCTGCCACACAAGCTTGGAAGCTTTGGATTTGGCTTTTTGGTGCCGACGTTTTTTGTCTATATAGGCTCGACTGTAGATCTTAGATATATTTTTGTGCCTGGAGTGCTTGACAATGCCCTTTTAATGCTGGTTTTTATGACGCTTATTCGCGTGCTGGCTTCATTCATACTTATAAAAAAACTTGGTGGATATGGAAGCGTTTTATTTGGGCTTTCTTTATCTATGCCACTAACTCTTCTTATCGCGACCGCGACTATCGCATATAATGCTAAAAACATCACTCAAGAGCTGTATTTTGCATTTATTTTGGCTAGTTTATTTGAAGCAATTGTTTCTATGGTAATGATAAAAATTATCTTCTATTTTAAAAATAGACTTAAAAGCTCAAGTTAG
- a CDS encoding MFS transporter, whose protein sequence is MIKTVLPLSFITASRFFGLFIVLPVLSLYALNLKGANELLVGFLVGGYAITQMILQVPFGALSDKFGRKNTMTFGLVIFIIGSLVCAEASDIYTMIIGRLIQGSGAVGAVATAMISDFTPEEKRGHAMAIMGGMIGIAFSISMVLSPILSSKFGLASLFYLSALLSVFCIILLYTVVPKEPKFHHHDAKVAFKTLIIQKNLLIMNITNLMQKMLMSAAFVAIPLTLVKTLGYASDKLWIVYAASMVFGFVAMGLAGFLGDGKGQSKNLLLVGVVLFIIAYMGFAFSGSVVWFIVFVVVFFVGFNLHEPIMQSCASKFALSSQKGAALGVFNAFGYGGSFLGGVLGGYFLHKFDIGILALAFGILSVLWFVLLWFLTDPKIFKNLYLKTANLDALDGVCGIVERYKNQSGFVVKYNSTLIDENEIKRRLGL, encoded by the coding sequence ATGATAAAAACAGTATTGCCACTTAGTTTTATAACTGCTTCAAGATTTTTTGGGCTTTTTATAGTTTTGCCTGTTCTTAGTTTGTACGCTCTAAATTTAAAAGGCGCAAACGAGCTTTTAGTCGGGTTTTTGGTCGGTGGATACGCTATTACGCAGATGATTTTGCAAGTGCCTTTTGGGGCTTTGAGCGATAAATTTGGTAGAAAAAACACAATGACTTTTGGGCTTGTGATTTTCATCATTGGCTCACTGGTTTGTGCCGAAGCGAGCGATATTTATACGATGATAATCGGACGCTTGATACAAGGAAGTGGCGCTGTGGGAGCGGTGGCGACTGCGATGATAAGTGACTTCACTCCTGAAGAAAAAAGAGGCCACGCAATGGCGATAATGGGAGGAATGATAGGAATTGCGTTTAGCATTTCTATGGTTTTAAGTCCTATTTTAAGCTCCAAATTTGGTCTAGCTAGCCTTTTTTATCTCTCAGCTTTGCTTTCTGTTTTTTGTATAATCTTGCTCTATACTGTAGTGCCAAAAGAGCCAAAATTTCATCATCACGATGCAAAAGTAGCGTTCAAAACTCTAATAATCCAAAAAAATCTTCTAATCATGAATATAACAAATTTAATGCAAAAAATGCTGATGAGTGCGGCATTTGTGGCGATTCCTTTGACTTTAGTCAAAACGCTTGGATACGCAAGCGATAAGCTGTGGATAGTTTACGCTGCGTCTATGGTTTTTGGATTTGTGGCGATGGGCTTGGCTGGATTTTTGGGTGATGGCAAGGGACAGAGCAAAAATCTACTTTTGGTTGGAGTTGTGCTTTTTATCATTGCTTACATGGGGTTTGCTTTTAGTGGTTCGGTGGTTTGGTTTATTGTTTTTGTGGTTGTGTTTTTTGTGGGATTTAATCTTCATGAGCCTATCATGCAAAGCTGCGCGTCTAAATTTGCTCTAAGCAGCCAAAAGGGTGCCGCACTTGGCGTGTTTAATGCTTTTGGATACGGGGGAAGCTTTCTTGGCGGCGTGCTTGGCGGATACTTTTTGCATAAATTTGATATAGGTATTTTGGCTCTTGCTTTTGGGATTTTATCTGTTTTGTGGTTTGTGCTTTTGTGGTTTTTGACAGACCCAAAAATATTTAAAAATCTATATCTAAAAACTGCAAATTTAGACGCTTTGGACGGTGTTTGTGGCATAGTCGAGAGATACAAAAATCAAAGCGGATTTGTAGTCAAATATAACTCAACTTTGATAGATGAAAATGAGATCAAAAGGCGTCTTGGGCTTTAG
- a CDS encoding 3'(2'),5'-bisphosphate nucleotidase CysQ family protein: MNELLDLALLAAKAAGAAILKHYEKYEITYKSDHSPLTSADLAANEVIFKILEKSNIPVCSEEQILDFKFRDFNSKFWLIDPLDGTKEFIAKNGQFCVCIALIEFGRPVLGVIYAPCTDEIFYSVGEGKVYKNGEQISTKPNSKNIISGNSSYSKRNELIAAKFGLNIIKCGSAIKFCRLAEGGASVYARFCASCLWDTGAGEFLLEQSGGVMVSLNDFKPLNYAKSETKNDYFLALNSSQAPNLDEYLKFIKPLIKL, encoded by the coding sequence ATGAACGAACTTCTTGATTTAGCTCTCCTGGCTGCTAAGGCAGCTGGAGCGGCTATCTTAAAACACTACGAAAAATACGAAATAACTTACAAAAGTGACCACTCTCCACTCACTAGTGCAGATCTTGCGGCCAATGAAGTGATTTTTAAAATCCTTGAAAAATCAAATATTCCAGTTTGCTCAGAAGAGCAAATTTTAGACTTCAAATTTAGGGATTTTAACTCCAAATTTTGGCTTATAGATCCGCTTGATGGGACAAAAGAATTTATAGCCAAAAATGGTCAGTTTTGCGTCTGCATTGCTTTAATAGAGTTTGGCAGACCAGTTCTTGGCGTGATTTATGCGCCTTGCACGGACGAGATTTTTTATAGCGTGGGCGAGGGCAAAGTTTATAAAAACGGCGAACAAATTTCAACCAAACCAAACTCAAAAAATATCATTTCAGGCAACTCAAGCTATTCAAAAAGGAACGAGCTAATAGCGGCTAAATTTGGGCTAAATATCATAAAATGCGGTTCTGCGATTAAATTTTGTCGTTTGGCTGAGGGCGGGGCAAGTGTGTATGCTAGGTTTTGTGCTTCTTGCCTTTGGGACACGGGCGCTGGGGAGTTTTTGCTAGAGCAAAGTGGCGGCGTGATGGTGTCTTTAAATGATTTTAAGCCGTTAAATTATGCTAAGTCAGAGACAAAAAACGACTATTTTTTGGCATTAAATAGCTCACAAGCTCCAAATTTAGATGAGTATTTGAAATTTATAAAACCTCTCATTAAATTATAA
- the pstC gene encoding phosphate ABC transporter permease subunit PstC, whose protein sequence is MNRAKNKVAEIIFFNATRVSVTLVLVALLAIFVSLLYKAYPAFSEFGFGFITSSAWDTNKGEFGALSSIYGTVVSTFIAMLLATPVAIGIAIFLTQIAPHKIRNFFSINIELLAAIPSIVYGMWGFIYFVPLVRDVFGGTGFGLLTGGMVLAVMILPFIASVSRDAMATTPEILKESAYALGATRFDTIKDVVFPYAKSGIIGSVILALGRAFGETMAVAFLIGGISKLPESITDPATSIPVALATQFGEAMGNEIYESSLFYLALILFVISFASIAVAKFVFLRRRDTK, encoded by the coding sequence ATGAATAGAGCAAAAAACAAGGTTGCCGAGATTATATTTTTTAACGCCACTAGAGTATCAGTAACGCTGGTTTTAGTGGCGCTTCTAGCTATTTTTGTATCTTTGCTTTATAAGGCCTATCCAGCTTTTAGTGAGTTTGGATTTGGCTTTATTACAAGCTCAGCTTGGGATACAAATAAAGGTGAATTTGGCGCACTTTCTAGCATTTATGGAACTGTCGTTTCGACCTTTATTGCTATGCTTCTTGCAACTCCAGTTGCCATAGGCATAGCAATATTTTTAACACAAATCGCACCACACAAAATAAGAAACTTTTTTAGCATAAATATTGAACTACTTGCTGCGATTCCTAGCATAGTTTATGGAATGTGGGGTTTTATATATTTTGTTCCGTTAGTCAGAGATGTTTTTGGCGGGACTGGATTTGGCTTGCTCACTGGCGGTATGGTGCTAGCTGTTATGATACTTCCATTTATCGCTTCAGTTTCAAGAGATGCTATGGCGACAACTCCTGAAATCCTAAAAGAATCAGCCTACGCTCTTGGTGCTACTAGATTTGACACCATAAAAGACGTTGTTTTTCCATACGCTAAATCTGGCATCATAGGTTCAGTTATTTTAGCTCTTGGTAGGGCTTTTGGTGAGACTATGGCTGTTGCGTTTTTGATAGGTGGGATTTCAAAGCTGCCAGAGTCTATAACAGACCCAGCCACGTCGATACCGGTGGCTTTGGCAACCCAGTTTGGTGAGGCTATGGGAAATGAAATTTACGAAAGTAGCTTGTTTTATCTAGCGCTTATTTTATTTGTGATTAGCTTTGCTAGTATTGCTGTGGCTAAATTCGTCTTTTTACGAAGAAGGGATACAAAATGA
- the rimI gene encoding ribosomal protein S18-alanine N-acetyltransferase codes for MLNLQQANLSDISELCELENSVFDEFNFPLSKANFRYHIQKNYLIKAVYDEQIWGYILVLIKFKVPRIYSLAVSNKARGKGVGKALIQKVCDDFVRLRLEVRADNQNAISLYEKFGFKTQKIIKNYYPDSCDALEMTKAQDAF; via the coding sequence ATGTTAAATTTACAACAAGCAAATTTGAGCGATATAAGTGAGCTTTGCGAGCTTGAAAATAGCGTTTTTGATGAGTTTAATTTCCCACTTTCAAAGGCAAATTTTAGGTATCATATCCAAAAAAACTATCTCATAAAAGCAGTTTACGATGAGCAAATTTGGGGTTATATTTTGGTTTTGATTAAATTTAAAGTGCCTAGAATTTACTCTTTAGCAGTATCAAACAAAGCAAGAGGCAAAGGCGTAGGAAAAGCCCTTATACAAAAGGTTTGCGATGATTTTGTAAGGCTTAGACTAGAAGTTAGAGCGGATAATCAAAACGCCATAAGCTTGTATGAAAAATTTGGCTTCAAAACCCAAAAAATCATCAAAAACTACTACCCAGACTCATGCGACGCACTAGAAATGACTAAAGCCCAAGACGCCTTTTGA